In Nostoc sp. UHCC 0926, a single genomic region encodes these proteins:
- a CDS encoding Npun_F0296 family exosortase-dependent surface protein, with protein MLQKLSLALLGTTVVVISANPASAVTMQVNSGPFSSYSNTKTITFDDGTANDPNGFVTYSNITTNIVQGSVSGQYASPYGDNTKFLTIAPSGSNVAGDSGFVNINFKEAVNYFGFYAGSLDSYNYIDIYKGNQLLKTFSGADVPTAIADGSWTSTQANMFINLVAGTGETFDRVVMRSNGIAFETDNHAYRLASQSVPEPNAMLGVLAIGACGMTSLFKRSQHKVTVKA; from the coding sequence ATGCTGCAAAAATTATCTTTGGCTTTACTCGGAACAACTGTTGTGGTCATCAGTGCAAATCCAGCCAGTGCCGTAACTATGCAAGTCAACAGTGGCCCGTTTTCTAGCTACTCTAATACCAAAACTATCACCTTTGACGATGGCACAGCAAATGATCCCAATGGATTTGTTACCTACTCTAATATTACTACTAATATTGTTCAAGGTAGTGTATCTGGTCAATACGCCTCACCTTATGGGGATAATACCAAATTTTTAACAATTGCTCCATCAGGTAGTAATGTTGCAGGCGACAGTGGGTTTGTCAATATTAACTTCAAAGAAGCTGTTAATTACTTCGGTTTTTATGCAGGCTCATTGGATAGTTACAACTATATTGACATTTATAAAGGTAATCAGTTGTTAAAGACTTTTAGTGGTGCAGATGTGCCAACTGCTATAGCTGATGGTAGTTGGACTAGCACTCAAGCTAATATGTTTATCAATCTTGTAGCTGGAACAGGAGAAACATTTGACCGAGTTGTGATGCGCTCAAATGGTATTGCCTTTGAAACAGATAACCACGCCTATAGACTAGCCAGCCAGAGCGTTCCCGAACCTAATGCGATGTTAGGTGTGTTAGCAATAGGTGCTTGTGGTATGACTTCACTCTTCAAACGCTCACAACATAAAGTGACAGTGAAAGCATAA
- a CDS encoding ABC transporter substrate-binding protein, translating to MKSAYSIIEFQSQIQHCYHQLINSAWRLSFLIIVLSICLIFLSGCQEAPAKNDGVIHLSLWQSINPPANRDVFNKLVDKFNQTHTDVQVESLFIGQPQLPKILTAVVGNTSPDILSFDPQLTGQFMELGAIRPLEEWQEKLPLKSEISPNLWEELKLDGHLWSIPLYTSNVGIFYRPKLFQAAGITQIPKTWEELREVAKKLTIDRNGDNQPEQYGMLLPLGKEEWTVFSWFPFLLSAGGEIVTNNYPNLTNAGAIAALQFWQDILKDGSATLSSPERGYEEDAFIAGRVAMQITGPWTYIMKSNVDFKVFPIPASVKPATVTATGNMYLMKTTPVREQAALKFLEYVLSEKFQTEWSIGTGFLPVNIKSAQSQAYQEFLQQKPVLKVFIDQMSVSGSRPIIPGYSRLSDSLGRAIEATMLGASPETALKQAQANLDSIWDSLQSR from the coding sequence ATGAAATCAGCATATTCTATTATAGAATTCCAATCCCAAATTCAGCATTGTTATCACCAGTTGATTAATTCTGCTTGGCGGCTTTCATTTCTGATAATTGTTCTTAGTATATGTCTCATATTTTTATCCGGTTGTCAGGAAGCACCTGCAAAGAATGATGGAGTAATTCATCTAAGCCTATGGCAATCAATCAATCCTCCTGCTAATCGGGATGTATTTAACAAACTAGTAGATAAATTTAATCAGACTCATACTGATGTTCAGGTGGAATCTCTCTTCATAGGTCAACCCCAATTACCAAAAATATTAACAGCAGTTGTGGGCAATACATCTCCAGATATTCTATCATTCGATCCTCAATTGACAGGTCAGTTTATGGAACTAGGGGCAATTCGACCTTTAGAAGAATGGCAGGAAAAATTGCCATTGAAGTCGGAAATTAGCCCTAACCTATGGGAGGAATTAAAATTAGACGGTCATCTTTGGTCAATCCCACTTTACACGAGCAATGTAGGCATTTTTTACCGACCTAAACTTTTCCAAGCTGCGGGAATTACGCAAATTCCTAAGACTTGGGAAGAATTGAGGGAAGTTGCCAAAAAATTGACCATAGACCGGAATGGTGATAATCAACCTGAACAATACGGAATGTTATTGCCTTTAGGAAAGGAAGAATGGACTGTCTTTAGTTGGTTCCCCTTTTTATTGAGCGCTGGGGGAGAGATTGTAACAAATAACTACCCAAATTTGACGAATGCAGGAGCGATCGCAGCCTTACAATTTTGGCAAGATATATTAAAAGATGGTTCAGCAACACTTTCCTCTCCAGAGCGAGGTTATGAAGAAGACGCTTTTATTGCAGGTCGTGTTGCTATGCAGATCACAGGCCCTTGGACTTATATAATGAAGTCCAATGTTGACTTTAAAGTATTTCCCATACCTGCAAGTGTGAAGCCTGCTACGGTGACAGCCACTGGAAATATGTATTTGATGAAGACCACACCAGTAAGAGAGCAAGCTGCACTCAAATTTTTAGAGTATGTTTTAAGTGAAAAATTCCAAACAGAATGGAGTATAGGGACGGGTTTTTTACCAGTTAACATTAAATCTGCCCAAAGTCAGGCTTATCAAGAATTTCTCCAGCAAAAACCTGTCTTGAAAGTCTTTATTGACCAAATGTCTGTATCAGGTTCTCGACCAATCATTCCTGGCTATAGTCGCTTGTCTGACAGTTTAGGTCGAGCCATCGAAGCTACGATGCTAGGTGCATCTCCAGAAACAGCACTCAAACAAGCCCAAGCAAACCTCGATTCAATTTGGGATTCCCTACAATCTAGATGA
- a CDS encoding class I SAM-dependent methyltransferase, with the protein MVNSTTPSFLSSFLETSFNFKHHLQDFLHLDPETIETKLAVVQEEIKNLGHKDFNWQEASAFYRDQVGELYLFELGAWHLSSHEYIGDMLRLIADFAQGRVLDFGGGIGTHTLGAALCPQVEQVIYYDINPINRDFVQYRSEKMGLDKKIVFALEMPVKEKFDTILCFDVLEHVLDPSQQLLEFYKALSSEGKMIVNWYFFKGFNQEYPFHLDDHKVVETFFHTLQSHFLEVFHPYLITTRCYRKQN; encoded by the coding sequence ATGGTCAACTCTACTACGCCTTCTTTCTTAAGTAGTTTTTTAGAAACTTCATTTAACTTCAAGCATCATCTACAAGATTTTTTACATTTAGATCCAGAAACCATAGAGACAAAGTTAGCAGTAGTACAAGAAGAAATAAAAAACTTAGGACACAAAGATTTTAATTGGCAAGAAGCAAGTGCTTTCTATCGTGATCAAGTAGGAGAACTTTACTTGTTTGAATTGGGGGCTTGGCATTTGTCTAGTCATGAATATATTGGAGATATGTTGCGGTTGATTGCAGATTTTGCCCAAGGTCGAGTGTTAGATTTTGGTGGTGGAATAGGGACTCATACCCTTGGTGCTGCTCTTTGCCCACAAGTTGAGCAAGTGATTTATTATGATATTAATCCGATTAATCGTGATTTTGTTCAGTATCGGTCTGAGAAAATGGGACTGGACAAAAAAATAGTTTTTGCTCTTGAAATGCCTGTAAAAGAGAAATTTGATACAATTTTGTGCTTTGATGTTTTAGAACATGTGTTAGATCCTAGCCAGCAGTTATTAGAATTTTATAAAGCTTTAAGCTCGGAAGGTAAGATGATAGTGAATTGGTATTTTTTTAAAGGTTTTAATCAAGAATATCCTTTTCATTTAGATGATCATAAAGTAGTAGAAACATTTTTCCATACACTTCAGAGTCATTTTTTAGAGGTTTTTCACCCTTACCTGATTACAACCCGCTGCTACCGGAAGCAGAATTGA
- a CDS encoding glycosyltransferase family 4 protein produces MSTPIGSLGSGLGGGVELTISNIAKEMLRRGHEVKIVAPQGSISSSLPIKEIPGELQIPAQNQTRTEPIFIPKNSVLANMWDYARQVQADYDVIVNFAYDWLPLYLTPFFNRPIAHLISMGSLTDAMDQIIEQVANNFPGTIGVHGQTQAGTFTFADKCRCLINGMDLSVYQFCQKPTQSLAWVGRIAPEKGLEDAVAAAEIMGITLKIFGLKQDVSYWEKICQEYPDAPIEYVGFLPTVELQKELGQCRALLVTPRWIEAFGNVAIEALACGVPLIAYRRGGLTEIVQEGKTGFLVEPDSVQGLVEAIKHLDEIDRQTCRQQAETLYSLEAMGDRIEEWFQKILRN; encoded by the coding sequence ATGTCCACTCCAATTGGTTCACTAGGTTCAGGATTGGGTGGCGGAGTGGAGTTGACCATCTCTAATATCGCCAAAGAGATGCTGCGGCGAGGACACGAAGTAAAAATTGTCGCTCCTCAGGGGTCTATTAGCAGTTCATTACCTATTAAAGAAATCCCTGGAGAACTCCAGATACCAGCCCAAAATCAAACTCGTACTGAGCCAATTTTTATCCCGAAAAACTCTGTTCTGGCGAATATGTGGGATTATGCTCGCCAAGTGCAAGCAGATTATGATGTGATTGTGAATTTTGCTTATGATTGGCTGCCACTGTATTTAACACCATTTTTTAACCGTCCGATCGCACATCTCATCAGTATGGGTTCTTTGACAGATGCAATGGATCAGATTATTGAACAAGTAGCAAATAATTTTCCAGGTACTATTGGCGTTCATGGTCAAACCCAGGCAGGCACTTTTACATTTGCAGATAAATGTAGATGTTTAATAAATGGCATGGATTTGTCTGTTTATCAGTTTTGCCAGAAACCAACTCAGAGCTTGGCGTGGGTAGGTAGGATAGCTCCTGAAAAAGGGCTAGAAGATGCAGTAGCAGCAGCAGAAATCATGGGAATTACACTGAAAATATTCGGGTTAAAACAGGATGTATCTTACTGGGAGAAGATTTGTCAAGAATACCCTGATGCTCCCATAGAATATGTCGGATTTTTACCAACGGTTGAGCTACAAAAGGAGTTAGGTCAATGTCGAGCACTTTTAGTAACTCCTCGTTGGATAGAAGCATTTGGAAATGTAGCAATAGAGGCCCTTGCTTGTGGAGTACCTTTAATTGCTTATCGTCGGGGTGGTTTAACAGAAATTGTCCAAGAAGGCAAAACTGGTTTTTTGGTAGAACCTGATAGTGTCCAAGGTTTAGTAGAAGCGATTAAGCATTTGGATGAAATTGACCGCCAAACTTGTCGCCAGCAAGCAGAAACTTTATACTCTTTAGAAGCTATGGGCGATCGCATAGAAGAGTGGTTTCAAAAAATTCTGAGAAACTGA
- a CDS encoding S66 peptidase family protein, translated as MPSKILPPPLIPGDLLRVIAPSGALREFEAFGRSVEIWRSRGYRVEITPQIDDQCGYLAGTDENRRHQLAAAWQDPDCRGILCAKGGFGSTRILEDWNWPNSGLPKWLIGFSDITALLWSLYTAGISGVHAPVLTTLADEPDWSIERLFNLVEGCPLAPLKGYGWGGGAVNGTLLPGNLTVATHLLGTPILPHLDGVILALEDVTEAPYRIDRMLTQWRLSGALSQVCGIALGGFTRCEAPPTVSSFSVEEVLRDRLGDLNIPIVSNLPFGHDSPNAALPVGVKATLDGDAGILAIAP; from the coding sequence ATGCCATCCAAAATCTTACCACCGCCTCTGATACCTGGTGACTTACTACGAGTAATTGCCCCTAGTGGTGCTTTGCGAGAATTTGAGGCATTTGGGCGGAGTGTAGAAATTTGGCGATCGCGTGGTTATCGAGTAGAAATCACTCCCCAGATAGATGACCAATGTGGTTATTTGGCAGGAACAGATGAAAACCGTCGTCACCAGCTGGCAGCAGCATGGCAAGATCCTGATTGTCGCGGTATTCTCTGTGCCAAAGGCGGTTTTGGCAGCACCCGTATCTTAGAAGATTGGAATTGGCCAAACTCAGGGCTTCCCAAGTGGCTCATCGGATTTTCTGATATCACAGCTTTATTATGGAGTCTTTATACAGCAGGAATTTCTGGTGTTCATGCTCCCGTGCTGACGACTTTGGCAGATGAGCCAGATTGGTCAATTGAGCGATTATTCAATTTGGTGGAAGGTTGCCCTCTCGCCCCTCTCAAAGGTTACGGTTGGGGTGGTGGTGCAGTTAATGGCACTTTATTACCAGGTAATCTCACGGTGGCTACTCACCTTTTAGGTACACCAATCCTGCCGCATCTGGATGGTGTAATTCTGGCCTTGGAGGATGTTACGGAAGCACCTTATCGGATTGACAGGATGCTGACACAGTGGCGTTTGAGCGGTGCTTTGTCTCAAGTCTGCGGTATTGCTTTGGGAGGGTTTACTCGCTGTGAAGCGCCGCCAACTGTGTCTAGCTTTAGTGTAGAAGAAGTATTGCGCGATCGCTTGGGCGATTTAAATATTCCGATTGTCTCTAATCTACCTTTTGGTCATGATAGTCCGAATGCAGCATTACCAGTAGGTGTAAAAGCAACTTTAGATGGGGATGCGGGAATATTAGCGATCGCGCCATAA
- the pgsA gene encoding CDP-diacylglycerol--glycerol-3-phosphate 3-phosphatidyltransferase — MTIPNWITFSRLLGIPFLLYGLYNPTPQAKWICLAIFLIAALTDWLDGYLARKLNQISELGKFLDPLVDKLLVLAPLLVFIELGKVPAWGVFLILARELAIAGWRVNQTTITGANIWGKLKTVSQIVAIALLIAPLPEVWQIPSLIAFWISVALTLISGAIYLIPQNPTQENTQLDTKQT, encoded by the coding sequence ATGACTATACCCAACTGGATTACCTTCTCTCGCCTATTGGGGATACCATTTCTGCTTTACGGTTTATATAATCCCACACCTCAAGCTAAGTGGATATGTTTGGCGATTTTTCTGATTGCTGCATTGACTGATTGGCTAGACGGCTATTTGGCGCGGAAACTCAACCAAATTAGTGAATTGGGTAAATTTCTTGATCCCTTAGTGGATAAACTTCTGGTACTTGCGCCGTTGCTGGTTTTTATTGAACTAGGAAAAGTGCCGGCTTGGGGAGTATTCCTGATTTTAGCGCGAGAATTAGCGATCGCCGGTTGGCGGGTGAATCAAACAACGATTACCGGGGCAAATATTTGGGGTAAACTCAAAACTGTTAGTCAAATAGTCGCCATCGCACTTTTGATTGCACCCCTACCTGAAGTGTGGCAAATTCCCTCTCTGATTGCCTTTTGGATTTCTGTCGCCCTGACTTTAATATCTGGGGCAATTTACCTGATACCGCAAAATCCAACTCAGGAAAATACACAGTTAGATACAAAGCAAACCTAA
- a CDS encoding aspartate ammonia-lyase, with translation MTEHTDSQFRIERDSMGDRQIASSVYYGIQTLRAIENFPISGIKPLFTYVDAGLIIKKATAIVNGELNCIPEDISQAIVQATDEILAGKFRDQFVVDVYQAGAGTSHHMNLNEVLANRALEILGEEKGNYKRVSPNDHVNYGQSTNDVIPTAIRIGGLLALSKTLHPAIDGAIAALEKKAVEFQDIVKSGRTHLQDAVPVRLGENFRAWAQILAEHQNRIYTASGDLMVLGLGGSAAGTGLNTHPLYRARVVEVLSELIDTPLEPAPHLMAAMQSMAPFVSVSGALRNLAQDLVKISHDLRLMDSGPKTGLKEIQLPPVQPGSSIMPGKYNPVMAEMTSMVCFQVMGYDSAIALAAQAGQLELNVMMPLIAYNLIHSIEILGNTIAALTERCIQGITANRERCLASAEGSLALVTALNTHIGYLNAAAVAKESLETGKSLRQIVLERGLMSETDLATVLNLEQMSGILPLRTE, from the coding sequence ATGACTGAACACACAGACTCCCAATTCCGCATCGAACGCGATTCGATGGGCGATCGCCAAATCGCTAGTAGCGTTTATTACGGTATCCAGACGCTGCGGGCAATCGAAAACTTCCCAATTAGTGGCATCAAGCCTTTATTCACTTACGTAGATGCTGGACTAATTATTAAAAAAGCTACAGCAATTGTGAATGGTGAACTGAATTGCATTCCTGAAGATATTAGTCAGGCGATTGTCCAAGCAACTGATGAAATCCTGGCTGGGAAGTTCCGCGATCAATTTGTCGTGGATGTTTATCAGGCGGGTGCTGGAACATCCCACCACATGAATCTCAACGAAGTTCTGGCAAATCGCGCCTTAGAAATTCTTGGTGAAGAAAAGGGCAATTACAAACGTGTTAGTCCCAATGACCACGTTAATTATGGGCAGTCTACCAATGATGTGATTCCTACTGCAATTCGCATTGGTGGTTTATTGGCATTATCCAAGACATTACACCCAGCAATAGATGGGGCGATCGCAGCCTTAGAAAAAAAAGCTGTAGAATTTCAAGATATCGTCAAATCTGGTAGAACCCACTTGCAGGACGCAGTACCCGTGCGTTTGGGTGAAAATTTTCGGGCTTGGGCACAAATTCTTGCAGAACACCAAAACCGGATTTACACCGCCTCTGGTGATTTGATGGTGCTAGGTTTGGGAGGTAGTGCAGCCGGAACGGGGTTAAATACTCATCCTCTATATCGCGCCCGTGTAGTGGAAGTTCTCTCAGAATTGATTGATACTCCTTTAGAACCTGCGCCTCACCTGATGGCAGCAATGCAGAGTATGGCACCGTTTGTAAGTGTTTCCGGTGCTTTACGCAACTTAGCGCAGGATTTAGTCAAAATATCTCACGATTTACGGCTGATGGATTCGGGGCCAAAAACTGGCTTGAAAGAAATTCAACTGCCTCCAGTGCAACCCGGTTCCTCGATTATGCCAGGGAAATATAATCCAGTGATGGCAGAGATGACATCAATGGTGTGTTTTCAGGTGATGGGTTACGACAGTGCGATCGCTTTAGCCGCACAAGCCGGACAATTAGAATTAAATGTGATGATGCCGCTGATTGCCTATAACTTAATTCACAGTATCGAAATTCTCGGCAATACCATCGCTGCACTCACCGAACGCTGCATCCAGGGAATTACAGCCAACCGGGAACGTTGTTTAGCATCCGCTGAAGGCAGTTTAGCTTTAGTAACCGCACTAAATACCCACATCGGTTATTTAAATGCCGCAGCTGTCGCTAAAGAATCTTTAGAAACTGGCAAATCCCTGCGCCAAATTGTTTTAGAACGAGGATTGATGAGTGAAACAGACTTAGCCACAGTGTTAAATCTAGAACAAATGAGTGGTATCTTACCGCTGAGAACAGAATAA